The segment ACCATGGAATTGATTCAATCGCCTGGGCACCAAATGGAAAAATGTTCGCTAACAACTGTGGCAACTATCTGGAGATTCGGGATAGCACTACGCTGCAAGTATTGCATCAGCTTCGATGTGGGGAGCAAAACTTAGTGGAAATCGCCTGGAGTCCTGACAGCACGGCAATCAGTGTGGGTGATTTTGATGGCAAAGTAATTATCTGGGATGCAGGTAGCGGAAAAGAATTAATTGCGAAACAATGTCACTTCGAATATCTCCGTGGACTGTGCTGGTCTCCTGATGGAAAATATCTTGCAACCAACAGCGTTGATTTTCCTGAAGTGGTGATCCGTGATCCCAACACTCTGAATCCTGTACTTACCCTGCGGGGAGATTTTACTGCTCCACATGCGTTGGATTGGAGCCCGGATGGTAGAACGTTGGCATCGGTTGGCCCAGAACAAGTAATCATCTGGGACACGAAAACGTGGACCCGTGTTTACGAATTGTGGGACAACCGTCCCAGGGGTGTGGTGAAGTGGAGTCCGCAAGGTAATCGGCTGTTGCTGGGAAATCTCCATGACATTGCTGTTATTCTGGAACCAAATGACACACCACTACCTGTCCGATTAAAAAATCATCATGATCGTATTAACGCAGTCGTGTTGAGTCCGGATAGCAAACTGCTCGCTACAGCAGGAAATGATCGCAGAATCGTGATTTGGGATACAGACTCCAGAACAGTCGTGCGAGAAATACCTGCCCACTCAGATGCAATTCACGCACTTGCATGGAGTCCGGATTCCAGAAAACTAGCTTCTGGTGGGATGGACACTTCGGTGCGAATCTGGGATGTATCGACGGGAAAAAAATTACATGATTTCCTTAAGCATGAAAACATTATTGTTCACTTGATCTGGAGCAAGGATGGCAACAGATTATGGTCCCAGTCATATAGCCCAGAATCTTACCTGTGGGATGTCAGCACAGGTAAAATGTTACAAGAGAATCTCAAACATTTGCCAGATAAGTTTATACAGAACATCAATCCCCAGGATTTCTATTTCATACCCGATGGGGCCGATATCGTTATTCATCCAAAGAAATTACCAGAATCGGAATTGTTGCGACGAAAAAGGATCTACACGCCACACGAAATTGCACCGACGAAACCACCAAGATGACCATTTGAAAGAGAAGTTTCGTTGATCAGCCCCCGATTAGGTGGTGGGTTACTTCGCTCCGAAACAATAGACTGTGCCCTTTTCGGTGGTGATCAGCAGTTTGCCATCGGAGAAAGCGGGAGAGCCCAGAATAGCCCCATCAAGTTCCAGTGAAGTGACTTTTTTGCCGCTGTCCCGTTCAATGACGTACAAGTTCTGATCCAATGAGCCGACGACGACCCGATCTCCCACAATGATTGCGGAACCATCCACCTTATGTTCGGTGGTGTAAAACCACTTTGGCTTACCGGTTTTGGTATCCAGTGCCCAGACGTTTTTATCTCGACTGCCAATAATCAGCGTCCCTGCATCAATCGCTGGGGAAGCATAAAACGCCTGTGCCCGGCGTGGGGCTTCGAATTCCCACAGAATTTTCATTTTTTCGAGATCAACGGCCAGCACCTGGTTCGACATCGTGCCCACGTAAAGCGTTTTGTCCACAATGGCCGCGGATGCACCGGTTTGCCCTTTCAGGTCGACGGAACCCAGCTCTTTTCCAGTTTTGGTATCGATGGTGTGCAGTAAACTGTCGCACCCCGCCAGATAGGTGCGGTCACCCACCACAGCAACACCACCATATACGGGGCCTTCTGTCAGAAATTCCCACACTTTTTTGCCGTTCTGGTCCAGACAGTACAGCGTTGAATCGTGGGATGGGATTAAAATGTACTCACCGGCAAAATTGGCAGCAGCAGAAATTTCGCCCCCAGCCTCAAATGCCCACAATTCTTTGCCCGTAACCGCGTCGAGACAAACGAACTTACCATCCAGATTCCCCACAAAAAGCTTCCCTTTGCGGTAGGCAGCAGAGGCACGCACGAGACCGATTTCGGTTTTCCAAAGTTCTTTGCCTGTTTTCAGATCGATGGCGTAGAATTGTTTGTCAAAATTGCCGACAAATACTTTCCCTTCTGCAATCACCGGCGTGCTTTCAAAAGCACTTTTAGCTTTGAACCTCCATAGTTCGTTCAAAGTATCGGGAATTTTGCCTGCAATCACCGCTGTCTGTGCGGCATTTCCACGTGCCAGTGGCCAGTCTGCCTTCGCACTGAGGGTGGGCACGAAAACGCAAACCGCAAGTATCGTAATATTTCGTAATATCATTTCCAGTCTCCCACGTGCACAGTTGATTAAACCATTATAAGCACGCACATAGGTTAGACGTATGTGATGTGGGCGGGATTTTACCAGTAGAATGTGAGAGAATTCTCACAATGATTGCGTAAAAAGTGAATTATTACAGTAAATAACAATTCGGCGGCAAATTAGCCTGCAACCACCGCATAAACAGGTGGTAAGGGGCTGCAAACCGGTTGCCAGTCATTCCCCTGGTTGTTACTTGCCCAAACATTGCCAGTGGTGCTGCCAAACATCAGTTCCTGCCCAGCAGCATCAATTGCCAATGCGTGTCGATAAACTACATCATAGGCATGTTCCTGAGGCAGTCCGCTTGTTAATGTGTCGAAACTCTTACCTCCATCGCGGGTGCGGGTAACGGCTAATTTTGCATCGACGGGAATCCGCTTTTCATCTTTGATTCCTGGAACAAACCATGCAGTGCCTGGATCTGTGGGATGCACTGCCACGGCAAACCCGAACGTGGAAGGCACCTTATCTAACCCCTGCACCTCCCAGGTACGGGCATTGTCCTGGGAATAAAAGATACCATTGTGGTGCTGTACCCACAAATGATCTGGCTGTGCAGCACAACGCACCATCAGGTGGGGGTCTTGTGCCACGGGATCTTCCCGTTTATCGGGTGGCATGTATTCTGCATACATGCCCGTGCCATCGCAGTACCAGCTTGCACCGGCATCGTTGGTTTTCCATACCCCACCACAGGAAACTGCTACCGCCAGTTCCAATTCATTTGCAGGATTCAGGCAAATAGAATGGATACCCGGCTGATCCATGCCACCACCAGACCACGATTTACGTAATGGGTGGTTCCAGAGTGACTCAACCAACTGCCAGCTTGCTCCAGAATCATCAGAACGAAATAGCCCGCCGGGCAACGTGCCGCACCATATGGTGCTGGGCTGGCTGGAATGCCCAGGTGCAAACGCCCAGATTTTTTCCAGCTTCCATTCACGCGGTGTTTGTCGCCAGGGATCCAGGTCCACTTCACCTTCTGGCTTAGGCGGGTAGCTCGGTGTGGCTATTTCCTGCCAGGTGTTGCCGCCATCCAGCGACCGATGAACCTTCGTTCCGAAATGACTATGCTCCAACGAAACATACAGCATGCCGTCGCGCGGATCGAACATCACCAGGCCTACGTTATCTGCTGCAAACGATACGTTCTCAATATTCCAACGTCCCTGCATGCCACTAGTGATCGTAAACAAGCCCTTTCGGGTTGCCACATAGAATCTGCCTGCCATCTGCATTCCCTCAAAAACCAGATATGAAAGTTTGGATAGAAATTAGCTTATTCGGTCGTTGATGCAAATGTCGGTAGGAAGTTACAATCCAACGATTTCGCTGGCATTTTGATCCAGTTCAATTATAATTGTCGTTCTAGCTTACATCATCACGAGGACAGCGCATGTTACGTCTCTCCGGAATTCTTCTGCTCGCAAGTGCCACCTGGTTACAGGCAGCAGATGTCGACATTCCAAAGGGTTTTACCCCACTTTTTAATGGCAAAGATCTTACCGGCTGGCATGGGTGGGCAATTCATGCAAAGGGTGCCAACCCTTACGATATTGCCAAAGCCGACCCTTCTGCAGTGGCCAAAATGGTTGAGGACTTTACTGCGGATGCCAAGGCACACTGGTCGGTTCAGAATGGTGAACTGGTCAACGATGGTAAAGGTGCCTATCTGGCAACTGCCAAAGAATATGGCGATTACGAATTGCTGATCGATTATAAAACCGTTGCAAAAGCCGACTCTGGCATTTACCTCCGCAACACTCCTCAAGTGCAGATCTGGGATTACACAGATAAGGGTAAATTCAACATCGGTGCAGACAAAGGCAGTGGTGGGCTGTGGAATAACAGTGCGAAAACACCTGGCAAAGACCCATTGGTGCTGGCCGACAAGCCATTTGGCGAGTGGAACTCCTTCCGCATTATTCAGGTGGGTGAACGCACCACGATTTACCTGAACGG is part of the Zavarzinella sp. genome and harbors:
- a CDS encoding PQQ-binding-like beta-propeller repeat protein codes for the protein MILRNITILAVCVFVPTLSAKADWPLARGNAAQTAVIAGKIPDTLNELWRFKAKSAFESTPVIAEGKVFVGNFDKQFYAIDLKTGKELWKTEIGLVRASAAYRKGKLFVGNLDGKFVCLDAVTGKELWAFEAGGEISAAANFAGEYILIPSHDSTLYCLDQNGKKVWEFLTEGPVYGGVAVVGDRTYLAGCDSLLHTIDTKTGKELGSVDLKGQTGASAAIVDKTLYVGTMSNQVLAVDLEKMKILWEFEAPRRAQAFYASPAIDAGTLIIGSRDKNVWALDTKTGKPKWFYTTEHKVDGSAIIVGDRVVVGSLDQNLYVIERDSGKKVTSLELDGAILGSPAFSDGKLLITTEKGTVYCFGAK
- a CDS encoding sialidase family protein, which produces MAGRFYVATRKGLFTITSGMQGRWNIENVSFAADNVGLVMFDPRDGMLYVSLEHSHFGTKVHRSLDGGNTWQEIATPSYPPKPEGEVDLDPWRQTPREWKLEKIWAFAPGHSSQPSTIWCGTLPGGLFRSDDSGASWQLVESLWNHPLRKSWSGGGMDQPGIHSICLNPANELELAVAVSCGGVWKTNDAGASWYCDGTGMYAEYMPPDKREDPVAQDPHLMVRCAAQPDHLWVQHHNGIFYSQDNARTWEVQGLDKVPSTFGFAVAVHPTDPGTAWFVPGIKDEKRIPVDAKLAVTRTRDGGKSFDTLTSGLPQEHAYDVVYRHALAIDAAGQELMFGSTTGNVWASNNQGNDWQPVCSPLPPVYAVVAG